In a single window of the Candidatus Auribacterota bacterium genome:
- a CDS encoding universal stress protein has translation MANGHGIKKIMVFIEGNEASLIAAQYAVSLAKLIGGEIVAVYVVDVKTLKDLLRARIFVRMEEMDYERDLEEDGKRYLNHVQGLADAKGVAMTTLLEKGDVHSIVVQKVKELGADILVMGALETPLSRRDSYYNEGERVFREARCPVLVVKGDEEIRALYDSI, from the coding sequence ATGGCGAACGGCCACGGCATTAAAAAGATCATGGTCTTCATTGAGGGAAATGAGGCGTCCCTCATCGCGGCCCAGTATGCGGTCTCCCTCGCGAAGCTCATCGGGGGGGAAATCGTCGCCGTGTACGTGGTCGACGTGAAGACGCTCAAGGACCTGCTCAGGGCGCGCATATTTGTCAGAATGGAAGAGATGGATTACGAGCGCGATCTTGAAGAGGATGGGAAGCGGTATCTCAACCACGTGCAGGGCCTCGCCGACGCCAAGGGCGTCGCCATGACCACGCTCCTCGAGAAGGGCGATGTCCACTCAATTGTTGTTCAGAAGGTGAAAGAGCTCGGCGCCGACATACTGGTGATGGGCGCACTCGAGACACCACTCTCCCGGAGGGACAGCTACTACAACGAGGGGGAGAGAGTATTCCGAGAGGCGAGATGCCCCGTGCTCGTCGTCAAGGGGGACGAAGAGATCAGGGCGCTCTACGACAGCATATAA
- a CDS encoding V-type ATP synthase subunit D, protein MSQYTVAPTKSNLIKTKTSLAFAREGHELLARKRDILIAELLGLMAAAGNAQRLLEEKLKEAFAALEEAILDCGLRAVREASWTVGLSVDTSITEKRVMGVNMPTVESALSGSPPFYSPGPTSFWLDEAQLRFKEVLECLDDVAGTRISIIRLSREVKKTIRRVNALEKIYIPDYAETLKYIQDALEESDREAFFILKLIKERLAKKVEG, encoded by the coding sequence ATGTCCCAATACACCGTCGCGCCCACAAAATCAAACCTGATCAAAACGAAGACGAGCCTCGCATTCGCCCGGGAGGGGCATGAGCTCCTTGCGAGGAAGAGAGACATCCTCATCGCCGAGCTCCTGGGGCTCATGGCCGCGGCCGGCAACGCCCAGCGGCTGCTCGAGGAGAAGCTCAAGGAGGCGTTTGCCGCGCTTGAAGAAGCCATACTGGACTGCGGCCTGCGCGCGGTGAGAGAGGCCTCATGGACGGTCGGCCTCAGCGTCGACACGAGCATTACCGAGAAGCGGGTGATGGGTGTCAACATGCCCACCGTAGAGTCGGCCCTCAGCGGTTCACCTCCATTCTACTCACCCGGACCAACAAGCTTCTGGCTGGATGAGGCCCAGCTCCGATTCAAGGAGGTGCTGGAATGCCTGGACGACGTCGCCGGGACTCGCATATCAATCATCCGCCTCTCCCGGGAGGTAAAGAAAACCATCCGGCGCGTGAACGCCCTTGAAAAAATATATATACCGGACTACGCTGAAACCTTAAAATATATCCAGGACGCGCTCGAGGAATCAGACCGGGAGGCCTTCTTCATCCTGAAGCTGATCAAGGAGCGGCTCGCGAAAAAGGTTGAGGGTTAA
- a CDS encoding V-type ATP synthase subunit B, producing the protein MAAADRAGSDREYLGIDQIVGPLVIIRGAGSVGYNELAEVTGPDGKERLGLILESAEGLAAMQIFEGTMGLTIPGTRVRFFGRPLEIPVSREMLGRIFDGIGRPRDDGPEPISEQCLNVNGLPINPTARVYPRKFIQTGLSAIDGMNTLIRGQKLPIFSGSGLPHNRIAAQITRQAKILGEETPFAIVFAAMGIKYDSARFFIDSFEESGVLENVALFLNLADDPPVERLTTPRAALTLAEHLAFSLGMHVLVILTDMSNYCESLREIATVRGDIPSRKGYPGYLYSDLASVYERAGMINGSDGSITQMPILTMPNDDITHPVPDLTGFITEGQIVLERELFQRGIYPPIAGLPSLSRLMKDGIGPGLTREDHAHLASQLFEAYAHVRDLRALASVIGEEELSPLDTTYLKFGSDFENKFLRQGEYEERSIDQTLDLGWSVLSLIPRDELHRMTEEEIDKYYGRKPKV; encoded by the coding sequence ATGGCCGCCGCTGATCGCGCGGGGAGTGACCGGGAGTACCTGGGAATAGATCAGATCGTTGGTCCGCTCGTGATCATCCGCGGGGCCGGCAGCGTGGGCTACAATGAGCTCGCGGAGGTGACAGGCCCTGACGGAAAAGAGAGGCTCGGCCTCATCCTGGAATCCGCGGAGGGGCTCGCCGCAATGCAGATCTTTGAGGGGACGATGGGCCTCACGATCCCCGGTACCCGGGTCAGGTTTTTCGGAAGGCCGCTCGAGATCCCCGTTTCACGCGAGATGCTCGGCAGGATCTTTGACGGCATCGGCCGCCCCCGCGACGACGGCCCGGAGCCGATCAGCGAGCAGTGCCTCAACGTGAACGGCCTCCCCATCAACCCCACCGCGCGGGTTTACCCCCGCAAGTTCATCCAGACCGGCCTCTCGGCCATTGACGGCATGAACACGCTCATCCGCGGCCAGAAGCTGCCCATCTTCTCCGGCAGCGGATTGCCGCACAACCGCATCGCCGCGCAGATCACCCGCCAGGCGAAGATCCTGGGAGAGGAGACGCCGTTCGCGATCGTCTTCGCCGCCATGGGGATAAAATATGATAGCGCGCGCTTCTTCATAGACAGCTTCGAGGAGAGCGGCGTTCTCGAAAACGTCGCGCTCTTCCTCAACCTTGCCGACGACCCTCCCGTCGAGCGTCTGACCACGCCACGCGCGGCCCTGACGCTCGCGGAGCACCTCGCCTTCTCGCTCGGCATGCACGTCCTCGTCATCCTCACCGACATGTCCAACTACTGCGAGAGCCTGCGGGAGATCGCCACCGTGCGCGGCGACATCCCGAGCAGGAAGGGATACCCCGGCTATCTCTACAGCGACCTCGCGAGCGTCTACGAGAGGGCCGGCATGATCAACGGTTCGGACGGCTCCATCACCCAGATGCCGATCCTCACGATGCCGAACGACGACATCACCCACCCCGTTCCTGACCTCACCGGTTTCATCACCGAGGGGCAAATCGTTCTCGAGCGCGAGCTGTTCCAGCGAGGCATCTATCCTCCAATCGCGGGCCTTCCCTCCCTCTCTCGCCTGATGAAGGACGGCATCGGCCCCGGCTTGACCAGGGAGGACCACGCGCACCTCGCCAGCCAGCTCTTCGAGGCCTACGCGCATGTCCGCGACCTCCGCGCACTCGCATCGGTGATCGGGGAGGAGGAGCTCAGCCCGCTCGACACGACGTACCTCAAGTTCGGGAGCGACTTCGAAAACAAATTTTTGAGGCAGGGTGAGTACGAAGAACGCTCAATCGATCAGACGCTCGATCTCGGCTGGAGCGTGCTTTCCCTCATCCCCAGGGACGAGCTGCATCGAATGACCGAAGAGGAAATAGACAAGTACTACGGCCGAAAGCCTAAAGTGTAA
- a CDS encoding V-type ATP synthase subunit A, which translates to MNNILSNRIIGYVSRVVGPLVQARGVKDAQMLEMVEVGDDRLIGEIVRLDGEKASIQVYEDTTGIRPGEHVYGSGMPLSVELGPGLLGTIYDGIQRPLQVIRDQSNQYIQRGIHLPALDREKIWLVKPRSKTGERVEGGQVIASLQETQIIEHLVMVPPDLSGTLSMIAPEGEYRLDDTIALIQTGAGERPLTLCQRWPVRRGRPYRKKLSPSTMLVTGQRVIDTLFPIAKGGAVAVPGGFGTGKTIIQHALARWCDAHVIVFIGCGERGNEMTDVLTEFPKLLDPRTGKPLMERTIMIANTSNMPVAAREASIYTGIALAEYYRDMGYHVAVMADSTSRWAEALRELSGRMEELPADEGFPSYLPTRLAEFYERAGMVVNLGGSEGSISVIGSVSPPGGDFSEPVTQHTKRFIRALWVLDRQLANARHYPAVSWLDSYSEYVDDLGAWWSEQGMPEWRELRRDIMALLQQENRLQQVVKLVGPDVLPDSQRIILEACGLFKTAFLQQDVFAEIDMYSPLEKQVKMLKLIVRFYQLGSRAIQRGATLVAVRGLKIYRDIMRMRFTVKNDELQKLDGMMADLERAMGELESRYARM; encoded by the coding sequence ATGAACAATATCTTATCGAACAGAATCATCGGGTATGTGAGCCGGGTGGTGGGGCCGCTCGTGCAGGCGCGCGGGGTCAAAGACGCCCAGATGCTCGAGATGGTCGAGGTCGGCGACGACCGCCTCATCGGGGAGATCGTGCGCCTGGATGGGGAGAAGGCCTCCATCCAGGTCTATGAGGATACCACCGGTATCAGACCCGGCGAGCACGTCTACGGCTCGGGGATGCCCCTCTCGGTCGAGCTGGGGCCGGGGCTCCTCGGCACGATTTACGACGGTATCCAACGCCCGCTGCAGGTGATCCGCGACCAATCCAACCAGTACATCCAGCGGGGCATTCACCTGCCGGCGCTGGACAGGGAGAAGATATGGCTGGTGAAGCCGCGCTCCAAGACCGGGGAACGGGTCGAGGGCGGCCAGGTCATCGCCTCACTCCAGGAAACGCAGATCATAGAACACTTGGTGATGGTGCCTCCGGATCTCTCGGGCACGCTCAGCATGATCGCCCCGGAGGGGGAGTACCGCCTGGATGACACCATCGCCCTCATCCAGACGGGGGCGGGTGAGCGGCCGCTCACGCTCTGCCAGCGGTGGCCTGTCCGCAGGGGGCGCCCCTACAGAAAAAAGCTTTCCCCCTCGACCATGCTTGTCACCGGCCAGCGCGTCATCGATACCCTCTTCCCCATTGCCAAGGGGGGAGCGGTGGCGGTTCCCGGAGGGTTCGGCACCGGAAAGACGATCATTCAGCATGCCCTTGCCAGATGGTGCGATGCCCACGTGATCGTATTCATCGGGTGCGGCGAGAGGGGCAATGAGATGACTGATGTGCTCACCGAATTTCCCAAGCTGCTCGACCCGCGCACGGGAAAACCGCTGATGGAGCGGACGATCATGATCGCCAATACCTCGAACATGCCGGTCGCCGCGCGCGAGGCGTCCATCTACACCGGTATTGCCCTCGCCGAATACTACCGCGATATGGGATACCATGTCGCCGTGATGGCGGATTCCACATCGCGCTGGGCGGAGGCGCTCCGGGAGCTCTCCGGGCGCATGGAGGAGCTGCCCGCGGACGAGGGCTTCCCCTCCTACCTCCCGACGCGGCTCGCGGAGTTCTATGAGCGGGCGGGCATGGTGGTCAACCTCGGTGGCAGTGAGGGCTCGATATCGGTCATCGGTTCCGTGTCGCCCCCCGGTGGCGACTTCTCGGAGCCTGTCACGCAGCACACCAAGCGCTTCATCCGAGCCCTCTGGGTGCTCGACCGGCAACTCGCCAACGCGCGCCACTACCCCGCGGTGAGCTGGCTCGATTCCTACAGCGAGTATGTTGACGATCTGGGCGCCTGGTGGAGTGAACAGGGCATGCCGGAGTGGAGGGAGCTGAGGCGCGACATCATGGCCCTGCTCCAGCAGGAGAACCGCCTCCAGCAGGTCGTGAAGCTGGTGGGGCCTGATGTGCTGCCGGATTCGCAGCGTATCATACTCGAGGCCTGCGGCCTCTTTAAAACCGCCTTCCTTCAGCAGGACGTGTTCGCCGAGATTGATATGTATTCTCCCCTCGAGAAACAGGTGAAGATGCTCAAACTCATCGTCCGCTTCTATCAACTCGGGAGCCGCGCCATCCAGAGAGGCGCGACGCTGGTCGCGGTGAGGGGGCTCAAGATCTACCGGGATATCATGAGGATGAGATTCACGGTGAAAAATGACGAGCTGCAGAAGCTCGACGGGATGATGGCCGACCTGGAACGGGCGATGGGGGAGCTGGAATCGCGCTATGCGCGGATGTGA
- a CDS encoding V-type ATP synthase subunit E family protein yields MEDKGARELCRTIAEDSRNQAAEILRRAEEKASARLGEAREAAARAAGEISRQAEMGAARDMKRAISKVQLESRKLELLGRETLITEVLRRVSARIAKLRTEPGYPDTLKHLIIDGVTNLGEKEVELLVAKEDRWMFTEAFMRRLTDELATRGIAGVSLGLSADAIMGTGVVIRARTGRIEIHNTLEGRMDRMHRELRLLVAKAIFGKGETG; encoded by the coding sequence ATGGAAGACAAAGGCGCCCGGGAACTCTGCCGCACGATCGCTGAGGATTCCCGGAATCAGGCCGCGGAGATCCTCCGCAGGGCGGAGGAGAAGGCCTCCGCGCGGCTCGGTGAGGCGCGTGAGGCGGCCGCGCGCGCCGCGGGCGAAATTAGCCGGCAGGCGGAGATGGGCGCCGCGCGCGATATGAAGCGGGCCATATCAAAGGTACAGCTTGAATCCAGAAAGCTCGAGCTCCTGGGGAGGGAAACGCTCATCACGGAGGTCCTGCGGCGAGTGAGCGCGCGCATCGCGAAGCTCCGCACCGAGCCGGGCTACCCGGATACCCTGAAACACCTGATCATTGACGGCGTGACGAACCTCGGAGAAAAAGAGGTTGAGCTCCTGGTCGCGAAGGAGGACCGATGGATGTTCACTGAAGCCTTCATGCGCCGGCTCACTGATGAACTCGCCACGAGAGGAATCGCGGGGGTTTCACTCGGCCTCTCGGCGGACGCGATCATGGGGACGGGTGTCGTCATCAGGGCCCGCACGGGCAGGATCGAGATACACAACACGCTGGAAGGCAGGATGGACCGCATGCACAGGGAGCTCAGGCTCCTCGTCGCAAAGGCAATTTTCGGGAAAGGCGAAACAGGATGA
- a CDS encoding V-type ATP synthase subunit F encodes MSYFIIGDEETVIGFRLAGITGRAAHSPYEAREALKVATATEGVTIIVITERLAAEVKADLKGYYPLNFPLIIQIPDRKGPMGERKSIHDIIRSAVGVNI; translated from the coding sequence ATGTCCTATTTTATCATCGGGGATGAAGAGACGGTAATCGGGTTCCGCCTCGCGGGCATCACCGGGCGCGCCGCGCACAGTCCATACGAGGCGCGTGAGGCGCTCAAGGTGGCCACCGCCACCGAGGGGGTAACCATCATCGTGATCACCGAGCGGCTCGCGGCCGAGGTGAAGGCTGATCTGAAGGGGTACTACCCGCTCAATTTCCCGCTGATCATTCAAATACCCGACCGCAAGGGGCCAATGGGTGAGCGGAAGTCGATCCACGACATAATCAGATCGGCTGTGGGAGTGAATATATAA
- a CDS encoding ATP synthase subunit C, translated as MSAMVERRLREFIRISLLIMSTIVVVVILAGGVYAVYAQADGAAAKNVDPSVMCWGFLAAAIAVGVGSVAAGLAVAYVGAAALGAIGEKPELFGRAIIFVGLAEGIAIYGLIIAIFILMRI; from the coding sequence ATGAGCGCCATGGTCGAGAGGAGGCTGCGCGAATTCATAAGAATCTCTCTCCTCATCATGTCAACCATCGTGGTGGTGGTCATCCTGGCGGGAGGTGTGTACGCGGTGTACGCCCAGGCTGATGGCGCGGCCGCCAAAAACGTGGACCCATCAGTGATGTGCTGGGGGTTTCTCGCGGCCGCAATCGCTGTCGGTGTGGGGTCTGTGGCCGCGGGCCTTGCCGTTGCGTACGTCGGGGCGGCGGCCCTCGGGGCGATCGGAGAAAAACCGGAGCTCTTTGGGCGGGCGATCATCTTCGTGGGGCTGGCGGAAGGCATCGCGATCTACGGCTTGATCATCGCCATATTTATACTGATGCGCATCTGA
- a CDS encoding V-type ATPase subunit, with protein MKSLKKYVYLNALLRARLSRCLDTREMSALTGAADMSEVASLLRGTDYRELSALIESGAPLKLIEKALLKIEIGRYRSALGHARGAVANLIFSLMERYDVGKVQGLLRLWREKEWGERDSIIEEKICWDIPVDDILKAASIEEIILLLDATPYKKALMAGYERYRRSGQLFPLEVALEADYFRRLWETIETLGNLDSSVAARIMGIEIDVRNIEILLRLKRYSSLPAGDARGVLLPGGLHLSEQILVDAYSSRDARALIAALRTMPLPPLRSMAGERGTIDQLRLIQALLGEILEREARRALGGYPFTIGTVIAYFALVRAEGHALRRILAGKSLGLPMERIIRSVGI; from the coding sequence ATGAAATCGCTGAAGAAATACGTCTATCTGAACGCCCTCCTTCGGGCCAGGTTGAGCAGGTGTCTCGACACGCGCGAGATGAGCGCGCTCACCGGCGCGGCGGACATGAGCGAAGTTGCGTCGCTCCTGAGAGGCACCGATTACAGGGAACTCTCCGCGCTCATCGAATCAGGAGCCCCCCTGAAGCTCATTGAAAAGGCCCTCCTGAAAATAGAGATCGGGCGGTACCGGAGCGCCCTCGGCCACGCGCGGGGCGCTGTGGCGAACCTCATCTTCTCGCTCATGGAACGGTACGACGTGGGAAAGGTGCAGGGGCTGCTGAGGCTCTGGAGAGAAAAGGAGTGGGGGGAACGAGACAGCATCATTGAAGAGAAGATATGCTGGGATATCCCGGTGGACGACATCCTGAAGGCAGCGAGCATCGAGGAGATCATTCTCCTCCTTGATGCCACCCCGTACAAGAAGGCGCTCATGGCCGGCTATGAGCGCTATCGCCGCTCAGGACAGCTCTTCCCCCTGGAGGTGGCGCTTGAAGCCGACTACTTCCGCAGGCTGTGGGAAACCATCGAAACACTCGGCAACCTGGATAGCTCTGTGGCAGCCAGGATCATGGGTATCGAGATCGATGTCCGCAACATAGAGATCCTCCTCAGGTTGAAGCGGTACTCCAGTCTCCCTGCGGGCGATGCGCGCGGCGTGCTGCTGCCCGGCGGATTGCATCTCAGCGAGCAGATCCTGGTAGACGCCTACTCATCGAGGGATGCCCGAGCGCTCATCGCCGCCCTCCGGACGATGCCGCTGCCTCCCCTCAGGTCAATGGCCGGGGAGAGGGGGACGATTGATCAGCTGCGGCTCATCCAGGCGCTCCTCGGAGAAATTCTCGAACGCGAGGCGCGGCGGGCGCTCGGAGGGTATCCGTTCACCATCGGCACCGTGATTGCCTACTTCGCCCTGGTGAGGGCGGAGGGGCACGCATTGCGGAGGATCCTCGCGGGGAAAAGCCTGGGACTCCCAATGGAGCGTATAATACGCTCCGTTGGAATTTGA
- the rnr gene encoding ribonuclease R: protein MNIETALTRDLLLKFISSPRYRPMRRAELYRHFGITGSQSQAMRHLLDAMERDGELVRVKENRYALPQELGLITGRLEVTPKGFGFVTPSGRRGEDVYVHSENMSHAMHGDTVVVRLIGTERGRRRGKGPRREGKVIKILERANETLVGTLNKSSRFLYVVPDNPRIQHDIYIAPCDTGGARVGQKVVVKITEWASKHVSPEGVITSVLGDAGDPTTDLLSIIHQRGLRTDFSHALLREALRASQESGAHPLRGREDLRGDTTFTIDPVDARDFDDAVSLTRSGSNWILGVHIADVAHYVAPGSLLDEEARARSTSVYFPSRVLPMLPETLSNGVCSLKENEDRLTQSVFITFSQQGRVLDCRFPETVIRSRKRFTYSRVGSLLRGEAPPEEETERALLPVLKEMEGLALTLRKNRFTRGALDLDMPEELIEYDGEGHVTGVRCEEFDNSHIMIEEFMLAANEAVGGYLVSRGVPTLWRVHDPPDDEDLCEYLELIKPFGYSIRDIHDKRALQAFLDQLKGTPESYALHLAFLRSLKLAVYSTRNTGHYGLGCLNYLHFTSPIRRYPDLITHRFLRQARAGKKVAAPPGLEELAAHCSEAEETAEGAERECLKLRKLQYIKSHLDAGTIDLLTGVITEIRDFGLSVYLNDYLLQGLVHVSSLTDDFYRVARNRASMIGQRTKRRFRVGDTVTVQVARVDMLKREVDFILHEGAVRRK from the coding sequence ATGAACATCGAAACGGCACTCACCAGGGATCTCCTCCTCAAATTTATTTCTTCACCCCGGTACCGACCGATGAGGCGTGCCGAGCTGTACCGCCACTTTGGAATCACGGGCTCACAGTCTCAAGCCATGAGGCACCTCCTCGATGCCATGGAGCGCGACGGCGAGCTGGTACGCGTCAAGGAGAACCGCTACGCGCTCCCGCAGGAGCTCGGCCTGATCACCGGGAGGCTGGAGGTGACCCCCAAGGGGTTCGGCTTTGTGACTCCCTCGGGGCGGCGTGGAGAAGATGTGTACGTTCACAGTGAGAACATGTCCCACGCGATGCACGGAGACACGGTCGTGGTGAGGCTCATCGGGACAGAACGAGGGCGGAGGAGAGGGAAGGGGCCCCGACGCGAGGGGAAGGTCATTAAAATCCTCGAGCGAGCGAATGAAACGCTCGTGGGCACCCTCAACAAATCCAGCAGATTCCTCTACGTCGTGCCCGACAACCCGCGGATTCAGCACGATATCTATATCGCCCCCTGCGACACGGGAGGCGCTCGTGTGGGGCAGAAGGTCGTGGTGAAGATAACCGAGTGGGCGAGCAAACACGTGAGCCCGGAGGGTGTGATCACCTCGGTGCTGGGAGACGCCGGCGACCCCACAACTGATCTCCTCTCCATCATACACCAGCGCGGACTCAGAACGGATTTTTCACACGCCCTCCTCCGGGAGGCGCTGCGCGCAAGCCAGGAATCAGGCGCCCATCCGCTCAGGGGGCGCGAGGACCTGCGCGGCGACACGACGTTCACTATCGATCCAGTGGACGCGCGGGATTTCGACGATGCGGTGTCGCTCACCCGCAGCGGGAGCAACTGGATCCTCGGCGTCCACATCGCGGATGTCGCTCACTACGTCGCTCCAGGCAGCCTCCTCGATGAGGAGGCGCGCGCGCGCTCCACGAGCGTCTATTTTCCCTCGCGGGTGCTCCCCATGCTCCCCGAAACACTCTCCAATGGCGTATGCAGCCTGAAGGAAAATGAAGACCGGCTGACCCAGAGCGTGTTCATCACCTTCTCGCAGCAGGGCCGCGTGCTCGACTGCCGCTTCCCTGAAACGGTCATCCGCTCCCGCAAACGCTTTACCTATTCGAGGGTGGGTTCTCTCCTGCGCGGCGAGGCCCCGCCCGAGGAGGAGACGGAACGCGCACTCCTGCCCGTGCTCAAGGAGATGGAAGGGCTCGCGCTCACCTTGAGGAAGAACCGGTTCACGCGCGGCGCGCTCGACCTCGACATGCCCGAGGAGCTGATCGAGTACGACGGGGAGGGGCACGTCACCGGCGTGCGGTGCGAGGAGTTCGACAATTCACACATCATGATCGAGGAGTTCATGCTCGCCGCCAACGAGGCGGTCGGGGGCTACCTCGTCTCCCGCGGCGTTCCGACCCTCTGGCGCGTGCATGACCCGCCCGATGACGAAGACCTGTGCGAGTACCTCGAGCTCATCAAGCCGTTCGGCTACTCCATACGCGACATACACGACAAGCGGGCCCTCCAGGCCTTCCTTGACCAGCTGAAGGGCACACCCGAATCGTACGCCCTCCACCTCGCGTTCCTGCGCTCGCTGAAGCTCGCGGTATACTCAACCCGCAACACCGGCCACTACGGCCTTGGCTGCCTCAACTACCTCCACTTCACCTCCCCCATCCGGAGATATCCTGACCTCATCACGCATCGGTTCCTGCGGCAGGCGCGCGCCGGGAAGAAGGTCGCCGCTCCTCCCGGCCTCGAGGAGCTCGCCGCGCACTGCTCCGAGGCCGAGGAGACCGCAGAGGGGGCTGAGCGGGAGTGCCTGAAGCTCAGGAAACTGCAGTACATCAAATCCCACCTTGACGCAGGCACCATCGACCTCCTCACGGGCGTCATCACGGAGATAAGGGATTTCGGCCTATCGGTGTACCTCAACGACTACCTCCTCCAGGGACTCGTGCACGTGTCCAGCCTCACGGATGACTTCTATCGGGTCGCCAGAAACAGGGCAAGCATGATCGGCCAGCGGACGAAGCGGAGATTCCGGGTGGGAGACACCGTGACCGTCCAGGTCGCGCGCGTGGACATGCTCAAGCGTGAGGTTGATTTCATCCTGCACGAGGGAGCCGTCCGGCGGAAGTAG
- a CDS encoding serine acetyltransferase, with translation MTRDKKLREMLDRTVDRIIQSYNRHGGINHIKGPSLPAQGEIIETLESLVSIIFPGFFETSDLNATNIKYHLGAKCAAVYQQLADQINKCFRYFCKNESRCRPDSVECGIGEKSCLRRSHEISGLLLKELPALRKALYSDVSAAFSGDPAAKSLDEIILAYPGLAAITVYRIAHVLWIKKVPLLPRIMTEHAHSRTGIDIHPGATIGEYFMIDHGTGVVIGETTTIGKNVRIYQGVTLGALSVPHHVERYRWKKRHPTIEDGVTIYSGATILGGKTVIGRGAVIGGNVWLTTSVPAHMRVIFEPPACAMRRKKRRGA, from the coding sequence ATGACACGTGACAAAAAGCTCCGCGAGATGCTGGATAGGACCGTTGACCGGATCATCCAGTCCTACAATCGCCACGGCGGCATCAACCACATCAAGGGCCCGTCGCTCCCCGCACAGGGGGAGATCATTGAAACCCTTGAGAGCCTCGTTTCAATAATCTTCCCGGGATTTTTTGAAACGAGCGACCTCAACGCGACGAACATCAAATACCACCTCGGTGCGAAGTGCGCCGCGGTGTACCAGCAGCTCGCCGACCAGATCAACAAATGCTTCCGATACTTCTGTAAAAACGAGAGCCGCTGCCGGCCGGACAGTGTTGAGTGCGGCATCGGGGAGAAGAGCTGCCTGCGCAGGTCCCATGAGATCTCAGGGCTACTGCTCAAGGAACTCCCCGCGCTCAGGAAGGCGCTCTACTCGGACGTGAGCGCGGCCTTCAGCGGAGATCCCGCGGCGAAGAGCCTTGATGAAATCATCCTCGCCTACCCGGGCCTCGCGGCGATCACCGTGTACCGCATCGCCCATGTGCTCTGGATCAAGAAGGTTCCGCTCCTCCCGCGGATCATGACGGAGCACGCCCACTCCCGCACCGGCATAGACATACACCCGGGGGCAACCATCGGCGAATATTTCATGATTGACCACGGAACCGGGGTGGTCATCGGCGAAACCACGACAATCGGGAAGAACGTGCGCATCTATCAGGGGGTGACCCTCGGCGCGCTCAGCGTGCCGCACCACGTGGAGCGATATCGCTGGAAGAAGAGACATCCGACCATCGAGGATGGCGTCACCATATACTCCGGCGCCACCATTCTCGGCGGGAAGACGGTCATCGGCAGGGGAGCGGTGATCGGCGGAAACGTCTGGCTCACCACGTCGGTCCCCGCGCACATGAGGGTCATCTTCGAACCACCCGCGTGCGCGATGCGCAGAAAAAAAAGGCGCGGCGCCTGA
- a CDS encoding bifunctional precorrin-2 dehydrogenase/sirohydrochlorin ferrochelatase, with protein sequence MRLRPLFPIFVDLARRHCLVVGGGRVAERKARGLVAAGARVTVVARAAHAGIVRLARSKKIRLITRAFLPADLRGVFLVVCATDAAAVNARVAAAARRRSILANVADMPAICDFFLPAIVRRGQLQIAVSTAGSSPATASRIARDLECRYGREYADLLSMMRSARARVIGRVPAGARPAVFAAMSCPAIIRLLRSGRRAAARRAMERVIQKTIRGGGQSRRT encoded by the coding sequence ATGCGACTGCGCCCGCTGTTTCCAATCTTCGTTGATCTGGCCCGGCGTCACTGCCTTGTCGTGGGCGGTGGTCGCGTCGCCGAACGCAAGGCGAGGGGGCTCGTCGCCGCTGGGGCGAGGGTGACGGTGGTGGCGAGGGCGGCGCATGCTGGGATTGTGCGTCTCGCGCGCAGTAAAAAAATCAGGCTGATCACACGGGCTTTTTTACCCGCCGACCTGCGCGGTGTTTTTCTCGTGGTGTGCGCGACAGACGCCGCCGCCGTAAACGCGCGGGTAGCCGCGGCAGCCAGGCGGAGGAGTATCCTCGCGAATGTCGCGGATATGCCGGCGATCTGCGATTTCTTCCTCCCCGCGATAGTGCGACGCGGACAATTGCAGATCGCCGTATCGACCGCGGGGAGCAGCCCCGCGACGGCCAGCCGGATAGCGCGGGATCTCGAGTGTCGGTACGGGCGTGAGTACGCTGACCTTTTGAGCATGATGCGCTCCGCGCGGGCGCGGGTCATCGGGCGCGTCCCGGCAGGGGCGCGGCCTGCGGTCTTCGCGGCGATGTCATGCCCCGCGATCATAAGGCTTCTCCGCAGCGGCAGGAGAGCCGCCGCCCGCCGCGCCATGGAACGGGTGATTCAAAAAACGATTCGTGGAGGTGGCCAGAGCAGGCGAACCTAA